GCATTAAAACGCTTTAACGACAACCATTTGATTTGGCAATAGTTGACCGCCTTATGGGATTGGAGAAGCGGATGGAAGAAATAGGACAAGAAAAAAACATAATAATGTTGTTAAGCATATAAAAAAAGATTGGGATAGCGAAACTCCATCCGCTGAATATTGGGGCGAATTGTTTAGAGTATCTAAAAATCAAATTATTTGGGGCGGGAATTACTTCCTTGATTATTTGGGTAAGACAGATGGATTTGTTGTGTGGGATAAGATGAACGGAACTAATCCAATGGCTGATGCTGAACTTGCTTGGCAGAACATAAAAGGAACTACAAGAATGTTTAGATGGCATCATTTCAGCGGAGAAAGAACAACTAAAATACATCCGACCCAAAAGCCCACACAACTATACAAATGGCTACTTGAAAACTATACAAAGGAAGGGGATTTGATTTTAGACACTCATTTAGGAAGTGGAAGTATCGCCATAGCTTGCCACCAAATGAAACGAAAACTAATAGGATATGAAATTGATGCAGATTATTACCGAAAGGCTTGCAAACGATTTGAAGAACAAACTCGTCAAATGGCACTATGGTAGCACTTGCACACAACGGTGGCGATTGGCGAAGTAAAAGCCTTGCACTACCGTTGATGTTAAGCACTACACTTGATGGCTTTTATTTTGCCAATTGCGTGTTAGCTGCTGTTTTTATCTCTTTGGTTATCAGCACTTTAAAAAATAAATTGAAAATATCTTTGAAATAGTTTGCAAATTCAAAATAATGTTGTATATTTGTATCAACAAAAAAAGTAAACAAAATGACAAATTTAAAAAACATATTAGAATTTAGAAACAACATCGACCAGTTCTGCTTTAAAGTGCTAACAGATGGGCAAACAACTGTATAAAATTACATATTTAAAGCTTAGCGATAATAGTAAATATTGGGTGGCTTGTTTTGCAGATGCTCAAAAACTTTTCTAAAATGGGTTGCAAGAATTTGAAGCCTAAAGAAAAAGAAAAAGAGGGCGCCCGGCAAGGGTCAGATTGCTAAACCTAAATACAACAGAAGGAACTAAAACAGTTTGCTTTTCGATGTCCATTGTCAAAAGTTGATGAACTTAAATTAGTTATCAAGTCTAAACTTTTGGAATGGTCAATGGGTCATCAGCTAACGGATGGGGCTAAACGGTCGTTTTTAATGCCGTTTAGCCCGTGTTAACTACACTGGCAGTCATTAGCAGAATGTTGAATCAAGAGCACTAAAGAAAAAGTTTTAAAATGAGCAGGAAAGTAATATCGACAATAAACTATGACCAACACGAAATTCTTACGTGACATAGTAAAACTTCATTGCCCACAAGGCATTGAATTAGACCAAACATTTCCGCAAGGTAATTTTACAACAAAGCTAGCATTGATGAGCCTTTAGAAAAAAGGTTGATTTGTTTCCGCAAACAAACGATACTTTACAGGTAAACGTAAATGATTTACCACACTTGGACAATAGCATTTCATAAACAATGTTTGGCCCGCCATTCGTGGTAGGACACACAAAACAAAGCCTTCAAGCATTATTGGCGAAAAAGTTTCACGGATTAGGTATATACAAGACCTTTGGAAATGGTATTCAGAATGTTGAGAAGAGTTTTATAGAATACTTGAGCCAAATGGAACGCTGATAATTAAATGCCAAGATGTTGTAAGTAGTGGAAAACAATGGTTTTCACATATATACATTATGAATGAGGCTGAAAGGATTGGTTTTAACAACAAAGACCTTTTTCATCTTCTTATAAAAACAGGATAATTGGACTTAACCACAACAACCAACACCACGCAAGAAGTTTCATTCATACTTTATTGTTGAGAAAAAAAAAAGCGGGCTGAAATTTTAAAAACTTTTCATTCACAATGTTTAATCAGAGCGGGTCAATAGTACTTGCAGCTAACGTTTTCCGGGCTTGGCAGCGTGGCTGAATCCGAAATAAATAAATTACCTAGACTTTAAAATTAAAAACGAATGATTGATGATTAATGAACAGCCATTTGCCGAACCCGTGTTAGTGGCGTACGGGTTTAAATGTACTATCCTTTTTGACGGTATGTCTTGCGGACAAATAGCATTAGAAAGGCAAAGATGAAGGATTAATAAATATTTCGCTACTCAAATTGAAAAAGAGCTATTAAAGTAACGATGAAAAATTATCCTGATATCCGTTGCAAGTTGGTAGCGTATTAGATGTAAAATCAGTAATTTACAAAAATAGATTTATTAATTGGTGGGAGTCCTTGTCAAAGTTTTTCAAATACTGGTAGAGGCGCAGGTTTTGATGGCAAAAGCGGTTTGTTTGGGAATATGTACGAATATTAAGAAGTTAAAACCAACTTATTTTTGCTTGAAAACGTAAAAATGAAAAAGAATGGCCAAGATATAATTTCAGAAGCGTTAGGAGTTGAACCAATGAAATAAATTCAAAGTTTTTACCACAAAATAGACCAAGATTATATTGGACTAATATTAAAAGTTAAAAATATACCAACTTCATTTTAATCATTGTATAAACGATATTTTAGAAGATGCTTCAAGCGAATATTACTTAACTGAAAAGCAAAAATCTATTCTCGACTTAAATTTTAAATGGAGTGAAAACGAAATTATAAGACATAAAGCAGGAAAACATCAACAAGATAGTATTTTTAGATATGATGGTATTATGGGTTGTTTATCTGCATCAACTCACGGAGCTGCAAGACATTTAACAAAAACATATTTACCAAATGGAAAATAAGACGATTAACTGAGAAATGAGGTTGAAAAATTACAAGGAGTTCCTACTAAACTATACAGATAATGTTTCTTCTTCAAAAAGATATGAAATGTTAGGTAATGGATGGACTGTTAATGTGATAGCTCACATCTTTGGAGGACTATTGTAGTATTGCCACTAACGGCTACGGCTATGTGCAGTGCCGACAAACTTGCACTAAATTTAATACGAAGTAGAAACCTATGGATATAGAAAAACTTAAATATGAAGCACAAAATAAGGCATTGCATATAGCCGATGTTAGTGGCAGTGCTTTGTTCAATGCTGATTGTATGGATATTTTACCTCTTATTCCTGATAAATCGGTTCAACTTATTTTGGCAGATTTGCCTTACGGAACAACTCAATGTAAGTGGGATAGTGTTTTAGACCTAAACAAGTTGTGGGTTGAATATAAAAGAATTATTTCGGATAATGGAAATATACTTTTGTTTGCTGATGAGCCATTTACAAGCACTTTGATATGCTCAAACTTAGAACAATTTAGGCAAAGAATTACTTGGGATAAACAAGTTGCAGGAAACCATTTAAATAGTAAAAAAATGCTGTTAAAGGTAACAGAGGATATTTGTTTATTTACACCATCTAAACTTGGAAACCAAACATATAATATCCAACTAACTAAAAACCAAAAGAACATAGGAGAGGAGATAGAAAACGAGAAAACAGAAAAGAGTTTACAGGAGGTTATGTTGAAACAACAAAAAATGGTACAAAAAGTTTTGATATGAATTAAAAACCCATAAGTGTGCAAAAGTTCTCAACAGGAGAAGGCAAGATTAAATAGGTTGCATCCAACACAGAAACCATTGGAACTAATTAAAAAATTATTGCTTACTTATTCAAACGATGGCGATCTTGTTTTGGATAATACAATGGGAGTAGGAACAACTTGTTTAGGAGCAAAGGAGTTGAACCGAAAATTTATTGGAATTGAAAAAGAGGTAAAATATTATGATTTGGCAGTTGCTCGTGTGTTCGGGTAGCATTGCCACTAACGGATCAGGGCTTTGCGATGTGGTGGCATTCAAGGTTCAAAAGTTTCAACTTACCACCAAAGCTTATTGATAGTACAAGGCTTGAATTATGCACTATCGCCACCATATTGCAAAACCCCTGTTATATGCTGTGCTTTTTTCGGGGTGTAAAATTAAATATGGCAAAGACAGTCAAATTACAAGAACTCAATAGACAATATGAATTTGTATGTAATGAATGGGTGCAAAAGTTTTGCAATAAGCAACAGATTGATTTTGACGGTTGGATAGGTGATGAAGTTGGTGGCATAGCTTCATTTGCTTGTCAATACTTTTTCAATTTGTCGGATATTATTTTGGACTTAAATACTAAACAGCCAAAAGGATTGATATTAAACTGGCAAAGCGAAGATGTTGATTTTAATATGTTCAATGAAAAACAACAGCATATTAATTACAAATCATACACAATGGGTTTAAGGCACGAACAATTAAATAATTCAAGTAATGAAAAGTAGTTTAAGATTACCAATAAGGATAAAAGCAAAGCACAAATTAATGAAATGGGATGTTGTGTTAAATCCTGTTTTCTTTATGTATAAAAATGCTTTTGAGGTAAAAGTAATTGAAGGCAGTTTGTCAAGTAGTATTTTTTGCTGCAAAATAACTGAATTTGAGTATAACTGGTATGCTAAATGTCAAATATGGCTTATATGGAAAATATACTGGTGTCGCAATGTTTTTTGGCGTTATGTAAGGTATCAATTCCCATACAAAGTAAGAATGTGTTTTAAAACAAAAAAGCCTGTGTCTGATGACTTGCCATTTTAGGGTTTCGCACAGCATAGCATATAACGTTTTCGGGCTTGGCGAAGTGGCTGAACCAGAAGCTAAATAGAATTACTAAACTTAAAAATTAAAAACGAATGATTGATAGAATTACTGAACAGCCATTTTGCCAAACCCGTGTTAGTGGCAGTACGGGTTTAAATGTACTATCCCTTTTTGACGGTATGTCTTGCGGACAAATAGCATTAGAAAAGGCAAAAATAAAAGTTAATAAATATTTCGCTTCTGAAATTGAAAAAGAAGCTATTAAAGTAACGATGAAAAATTATCCAAATACATTGCAAGTTGGTAGCGTATTAGATGTAAAATCAAGTAATTTACCAAAAATAGATTTATTAATTGGTGGGAGTCCTTGTCAAAGTTTTTCAAATGCTGGTAGAGGCGCAGGTTTTGATGGCAAAAGCGGTTTATTTTGGGAATATGTACGAATATTAAAAGAAGTTAAACCAACTTATTTTTTGCTTGAAAACGTAAAAATGAAAAAAGAATGGCAAGATATAATTTCAGAAGCGTTAGGAGTTGAACCAATAGAAATAAATTCAAAGTTTTTTGTACCACAAAATAGACCAAGATTGTATTGGACTAATATTAAAGTTAAAAATATACCAACTTCATTTAATCATTGTATAAACGATATTTTAGAAGATGCTTCAAGCGAATATTACTTAACTGAAAAGCAAAAATCTATTCTCGACTTAAATTTTAAATGGAGTGAAAACGAAATTATAAGACATAAAGCAGGAAAACATCAACAAGATAGTATTTTTAGATATGATGGTATTATGGGTTGTTTATCTGCATCAACTCACGGAGCTGCAAGACATTTAACAAAAACATATTTACCAAATGGAGAAATAAGACGATTAACTGAAAATGAGGTTGAAAAATTACAAGGAGTTCCTATAAACTATACAGATAATGTTTCTTCTTCAAAAAGATATGAAATGTTAGGTAATGGATGGACTGTTAATGTGATAGCTCACATCTTTGGAGGACTATTGTAGTATTGCCACTAACTCATTTATACACGCTACAAACTATCGTTTATCCCACCAAATGGATTTAATTAGCGATAAAAACATACGCAATATTTTATAAAACAATAACGAATGTTTAAACCAGACCCAAAGCTAAAACCAATTGAAGGAGCTACAAAGGTTCCGGCATCATCTTATAGACAAATGGGATTAAAAGCATTTAGAACAAAATCGAAGTATAAAAATGTTTCAACTGAATATGGAGAGAAGAAATACGATTCCAAACTTGAAGCAAAAGTCGCTCAAGATTTAGGCTGGCAAATTAAGTCAGGAGATATATTAAAATGGGAAAGGCAAGTTAAAATTCCTTTGAGGGTCAATGGCGTATTTATTGCCAATTACTACATTGATTTTATCGCAACCGACAAACACGGACAGCGAATTTATATCAAGTCAAGGGCTTAGAATTGCCGTTATGGCAAATAAAATGGAAGCTATTAACCGCACTTATTAACGAAATTGATCCGGGCGCAGAACTCAGAATAATAAAAGCTAAATGACCCTTGCAAAACTATTAATCGAACCTTTGACTTTAGCAGATGCAGCGCATTTGGTGGGGGTGTCAATAAACACCTTTAAAAAGTATGCAGATCAATTCGGTTTGGCTCAGATCATCCCAAAGGCCGGAAGAAATACTGCCCCACAAAGTGCATAAAGATGTCAGACTGGGTGCTGTCCAGAGGCCGGGCAAGGCTCGAAAATAGTCGAAAAAAAATGTTAAAAACTTTTTAAAACATAAAAGGTGAATATATTAGAAATAAATATATATTTGTAGTGCAAAAACAATAAATCATGCCAAGAATAGTAACCATCTTTTTAAATACGCCTCATTCTGAGGCCATTCAATCGGAAACAAAAGGCCGCATGATGCCTCTGTTTTTGCACCGCTTGGATGGTTTCAGGGTGGGGTTTTTTTATTAACAATGGCTAAGAGGTTTATCGACACGGAAATTTGGGCCGAAGATTGGTTTTTGGAAATGCCAAACGAGTATAAATTACTTTGGAATTTCGCATTAGCTAAATGCAATCACGCAGGAATTTGGAGACCAAACAAGGTCTTGTTTACCTCAATTTGTGGTCTAATTGACCTCAAAAAAGCGATTGAATTTTTTAATTTAGGCAAGATCAGAGTGGTTGTTTTGGAGTCAGGAAATTGGTTTTTTCCCGGTTTTTTTTCGTTCCAATACGGCAAAAATTTTAACGATAATTCAAGGGTTCATCTGTCAATTTTGAAAATTTACGAAAACGAAAAAATTAGCCTTGAAAATTGCTATAATATTGATATACAAACATTTAAAGATTTGACCTCAAATAAACCTCTAAAAGAGGTTAAGGATAGGGTTAAGGATAAGGATAAAGAAAAGGATAAGGATATTAATATTAATTCTTTAAATAATAAAAGTAAAGAAATTAAGAGAGAGGACAATTTTCAAAAACCAACGGAAAACGAAACCATTAAATTTTTCAAAAATCAAAACTCGACCGAAATGGAAGCTGGAAGATTTTTCGCTTTCTACGAATCCAACGGATGGAAAGTCGGCAAAAACAAAATGAAGGATTGGAAAGCATCAGCACGTGGCTGGATTATGCGAAACCTTACCGACAAAAAAACAGGCAAGTTCCAAAACGGAACCAGCCAAGACCACTTACGAATTAACTCCGGGGTCTTGGATATCGCAGACGAACATAACCGCAAAGGAATGGAAAGATTAGGAATGATCCCAAAAACAGCACAGGCATGACAACCGACCAAACGACCGTACAAGTCTCCGCCCAAGTAACCCAGGCTCAAATTGATGCCTACAATGCTAAGTGGAGAAAGCGCACCGAGGAGCAATTCGCACCGCTTCCGGTAACCGAAAAATCCAAAGAATATTGGGAAAATGTAAATTCAATGCCGGATCATCCAGTCAAAAAAATGTACATGGAAAGCGAGGCAAAACAAGTTTTTGGAAGTCTTAGTTTCGGTTATCGGGAAATCAGGGGCAGAGATAGCCGAGCAAATCAAACAGGATCAATCCTATGCGGATGCTTGTAAACTAATTATCGACTTCATTTTTGACCTACCCAACGAAACATTAAATGGCAAAGGCGGCCTTTATTTTTGGTCAAGCCCCGGAATAGGTAAAACAACGCTTTTACGGGCAGCGATTCAATCAGCGCACATTTCGTTTAACGTTATCAAAAACCCCGGCATAGTCCTGTGGTCATCCATGACAAGGGACATTTCAAAGAAGATCAACGGCCACGAAGTTGACCTAACTTATGCCAATGAAAGTCATTTGTTTTTGGATGACATGACCGAGAAGATAAACCAAGTCTCGCATTATGGAGACTATAAATACTCAATGAATGAGATCATCCAAAACCGATACGAACTATGGAAATCAAAAGGGTTGTTCACGTTCATAAGTTCAAACATTGTGCTGGATGATGAATCTAAACCATTGACCCTGTTTTCATACATGGATGGCGGAGTATTGACCGATTCAAAGAAATGTTCCACGTTGTTGAAATTTATGGAAAGAGCAAAAGAAACACGTATGTGTAGGGTATTTTAAGCCTTACATCAGAATTACCTGAATTACTCCCATAACGATGGGAAAGCTCAGGTTTTAAAAGTTGAATGCAAGCAAAAACAAGAATAAACAAGCAAATAAATTGAACCAAATGGAAAATCAAATAGAAGAACTAAGAAAGGAACTTTGTTTAGAAATTGAAGTCGAAAGGGAAATGAGTTCTGAAACCAAGATTTTTATAAAAGCCGGAATCAACATCATGGCCAAGCGGCTGGGTAATTTAAAGATCGAAAATATTGAAAAAAAGTGCAGTATTTAACATATTTCAGAAGCAACATATTAGCAAAATAACATTATATTTGTAATATCATTCGCAGGTAAATATTTTTTGATTTTCACCCCTCAACGGAGGGGATTTCATCGCGGAGTATATCAGTTGGAAGATTTCCCGGCTCATAACCGGGAGGGCACAGGTTCGACTCCTGTCTCCGCAACAATTTGTTTTGAATTTTGATAAGTTCCAGTCCGGGTTTATTCATTTACCGGGCTGGTTTTTTAAAATGAACTATGGCAAAAGCAAATTAATAACCAAAACTTCGGGGCGGTTTGAGGCTGCCCCACAATTTTAAAAGCAATGAAAAATAGATACGAACACGACGATTCACAACCCGGAAAAATTCAAGGGATCATTTTGTACATCGTGGTAATTGGATTTTCAATTATGGTAACAAACGCAATCACTAAACTAATTCAATAAAATGAGTACTGAAAAAAAAGAAATGTATGTCGGCAATGGCCGAACAATTGGAAACAACGGAATCAAATTGCAAATTGACTTAACAGCTCTTTGGGAGTTTCCAAAGGACAGGCAAAGGACAAGATCAAAACATGGAAGGACAAAAACGGAAACGAACACAAAAGCATTGACCTTGTAATTTTTCCACTTAAACCGGAAAACCAAACGGAATACAGAACCCACTCGGTAAAGGTGGA
This region of Sphingobacteriaceae bacterium genomic DNA includes:
- a CDS encoding site-specific DNA-methyltransferase, whose amino-acid sequence is MGKTDGFVVWDKMNGTNPMADAELAWQNIKGTTRMFRWHHFSGERTTKIHPTQKPTQLYKWLLENYTKEGDLILDTHLGSGSIAIACHQMKRKLIGYEIDADYYRKACKRFEEQTRQMALW
- a CDS encoding DNA cytosine methyltransferase; translation: MDLLIGGSPCQSFSNTGRGAGFDGKSGLFGNMYEY
- a CDS encoding site-specific DNA-methyltransferase, with amino-acid sequence MDIEKLKYEAQNKALHIADVSGSALFNADCMDILPLIPDKSVQLILADLPYGTTQCKWDSVLDLNKLWVEYKRIISDNGNILLFADEPFTSTLICSNLEQFRQRITWDKQVAGNHLNSKKMLLKVTEDICLFTPSKLGNQTYNIQLTKNQKNIGEEIENEKTEKSLQEVMLKQQKMVQKVLI
- a CDS encoding site-specific DNA-methyltransferase, whose translation is MCKSSQQEKARLNRLHPTQKPLELIKKLLLTYSNDGDLVLDNTMGVGTTCLGAKELNRKFIGIEKEVKYYDLAVARVFG
- the dcm gene encoding DNA (cytosine-5-)-methyltransferase, whose amino-acid sequence is MIDRITEQPFCQTRVSGSTGLNVLSLFDGMSCGQIALEKAKIKVNKYFASEIEKEAIKVTMKNYPNTLQVGSVLDVKSSNLPKIDLLIGGSPCQSFSNAGRGAGFDGKSGLFWEYVRILKEVKPTYFLLENVKMKKEWQDIISEALGVEPIEINSKFFVPQNRPRLYWTNIKVKNIPTSFNHCINDILEDASSEYYLTEKQKSILDLNFKWSENEIIRHKAGKHQQDSIFRYDGIMGCLSASTHGAARHLTKTYLPNGEIRRLTENEVEKLQGVPINYTDNVSSSKRYEMLGNGWTVNVIAHIFGGLL
- a CDS encoding AAA family ATPase, which codes for MEVLVSVIGKSGAEIAEQIKQDQSYADACKLIIDFIFDLPNETLNGKGGLYFWSSPGIGKTTLLRAAIQSAHISFNVIKNPGIVLWSSMTRDISKKINGHEVDLTYANESHLFLDDMTEKINQVSHYGDYKYSMNEIIQNRYELWKSKGLFTFISSNIVLDDESKPLTLFSYMDGGVLTDSKKCSTLLKFMERAKETRMCRVF